One segment of Stomatobaculum sp. F0698 DNA contains the following:
- a CDS encoding TIGR03936 family radical SAM-associated protein: protein MKTRIKFSKEGNLRFVGHLDMMRYFQKANRRAELPVAYSEGFHPHQIMSFAAPLGMGLEGKAEYFDLRIAEDGAANLHSEEAVERLNREMAEGVQILSFLKLPDDSPNCMSIVHAADYEIFFRAITAEEVIAGRFLDGTAYRALSEAESERLRVAIEGLLSQSEITVAKTGKKGKLRELDIRPMIHSLRLEDNRLRCTVAQGSEANLKPELLLSALFAREEGRSFASLPRRVVRTELYDSEMRSLESYGEVF, encoded by the coding sequence TTGAAAACAAGAATTAAATTTTCAAAGGAGGGAAATCTCCGTTTTGTCGGCCACCTGGATATGATGCGCTATTTTCAGAAGGCAAACCGGCGCGCCGAACTCCCCGTCGCCTACTCCGAGGGCTTTCATCCCCATCAGATTATGAGTTTTGCGGCCCCTCTCGGCATGGGCCTTGAGGGCAAGGCCGAGTACTTCGATTTGCGCATTGCGGAAGACGGGGCAGCAAACCTTCACAGCGAAGAGGCTGTGGAGCGCTTAAATCGGGAGATGGCAGAGGGCGTTCAAATTCTCTCCTTCTTAAAGCTCCCGGACGACTCCCCGAACTGTATGTCCATTGTCCATGCCGCAGACTATGAGATTTTTTTCCGCGCAATCACAGCGGAGGAGGTCATTGCAGGACGGTTTTTAGACGGCACCGCTTACCGCGCACTCTCGGAAGCGGAGAGCGAAAGACTCCGTGTTGCCATAGAAGGCTTGCTCTCGCAGTCTGAAATCACGGTGGCAAAAACAGGCAAGAAGGGGAAGCTTCGTGAACTCGACATACGCCCCATGATTCACAGCCTTCGCTTGGAAGACAATCGCCTTCGCTGCACCGTAGCACAAGGCAGTGAGGCAAACTTAAAGCCGGAGCTTCTTCTTTCCGCGCTCTTTGCGCGCGAAGAAGGGCGCTCCTTTGCAAGCCTGCCGCGCCGTGTGGTTCGCACCGAACTCTACGACAGCGAGATGAGGAGTTTGGAAAGCTATGGAGAAGTCTTCTGA
- a CDS encoding TIGR03960 family B12-binding radical SAM protein: MQKLALDEEILMQVEQPARYIGGEINSVKKDPDQVKIRFAMCFPDVYEIGMSHLGIQILYSMFNRREDVYCERVFSPWTDLDRILREKQIPLFTLESQRPVKECDFLGITLQYEMCYTNILQVLELSQIPLRAADRRDGDPIVIGGGPCTYNPEPIAPFFDLFYMGEGEVVYDELLDLYREHKEAGGDRASFLKKVASLPGIYVPAFYEPEYHEDGTLAAFKPLCPEAPVKVRRLVMSVLDRADFIDNPLVPFIRVTQDRSVLELMRGCIRGCRFCQAGNVYRPQREHSVDYLKRYAEKLLKITGNEEISLSSLSSSDYSHLQEFLEYLIQYTKERKINISLPSLRIDAFSLDVMERIQDVKKSSLTFAPEAGTQRLRDVINKGITEEDIMRGVSSAFHGGWTKVKFYFMLGLPTETEEDRKGIPDLCEKVADLFYDEIPKSERVGRVQISASSSFFVPKPFTPFQWAPMCTAEEYKQRAHFVKETFKQEKNWKSLRYQYHDVGTTLMEGVFARGDRRVADVIEHAYRDGAMYDAWTEYFDEARWANAFEACAVDPDFYTRRERSTDELLPWDFIDCGVSKEFLKREWNNALQEKVTPNCREHCSGCGATSYQGGVCFENKN; encoded by the coding sequence ATGCAAAAACTTGCTTTGGATGAAGAAATATTAATGCAGGTGGAACAACCTGCGCGCTATATCGGCGGCGAAATCAACAGTGTCAAAAAGGACCCGGACCAAGTCAAAATTCGCTTTGCGATGTGCTTTCCCGATGTCTATGAAATCGGGATGAGTCACCTCGGTATCCAGATTTTATACAGCATGTTCAATCGCCGCGAGGACGTGTATTGTGAGCGTGTGTTCTCGCCCTGGACCGATTTGGACCGCATTCTTCGTGAGAAACAGATACCGCTCTTTACTCTCGAGAGTCAGCGACCGGTCAAGGAATGCGATTTTCTCGGCATCACCCTGCAATACGAGATGTGCTACACCAACATTCTGCAGGTGCTCGAACTTTCGCAGATTCCGCTCCGCGCAGCGGATCGCCGTGACGGGGATCCCATTGTGATCGGCGGCGGCCCCTGTACCTACAATCCGGAGCCGATTGCCCCCTTCTTTGATCTTTTCTACATGGGCGAGGGCGAGGTGGTCTACGACGAGCTTTTGGACCTCTATCGTGAACACAAGGAAGCGGGCGGAGACCGCGCTTCTTTTCTAAAAAAGGTTGCGTCTCTGCCGGGTATTTACGTGCCGGCGTTTTATGAGCCGGAATACCACGAAGACGGTACCTTGGCAGCCTTCAAGCCACTCTGTCCGGAGGCACCCGTTAAGGTGCGTCGCCTTGTCATGTCCGTCTTGGACCGCGCGGATTTTATCGACAATCCGCTGGTACCTTTTATCCGCGTAACGCAAGACAGATCCGTGCTCGAATTGATGCGCGGCTGTATTCGCGGTTGCCGCTTCTGCCAGGCCGGAAATGTGTACCGCCCGCAGCGCGAGCATTCGGTCGACTATCTGAAGCGCTATGCGGAGAAGCTCCTGAAAATCACCGGCAACGAAGAGATTTCCTTAAGTTCGCTGAGTTCCAGCGACTACTCCCACTTGCAGGAATTTTTGGAGTACTTGATTCAGTACACCAAGGAGCGAAAAATCAACATCTCACTTCCCTCCCTGCGCATCGATGCCTTTTCGCTCGATGTCATGGAGCGCATTCAGGATGTCAAAAAGAGTTCGCTCACCTTTGCGCCGGAGGCGGGAACCCAGCGTCTTCGCGATGTCATCAATAAGGGCATCACGGAAGAGGATATCATGCGTGGTGTTTCCTCCGCTTTCCACGGCGGCTGGACCAAGGTGAAGTTCTACTTTATGCTCGGACTCCCGACCGAGACCGAGGAGGACAGAAAGGGCATACCGGATCTCTGTGAAAAGGTCGCCGATCTCTTCTACGATGAGATTCCGAAGAGCGAGCGCGTGGGCAGAGTCCAGATTTCCGCGAGTTCCTCCTTCTTTGTGCCTAAGCCCTTCACCCCCTTCCAGTGGGCCCCCATGTGCACCGCGGAAGAATACAAACAGCGCGCGCACTTTGTGAAAGAGACCTTTAAGCAGGAGAAGAACTGGAAGAGTCTCCGCTATCAGTACCACGATGTCGGGACCACGCTGATGGAAGGTGTTTTCGCGCGCGGTGACAGACGCGTTGCGGACGTCATAGAACACGCATACCGGGACGGCGCCATGTATGACGCCTGGACCGAGTATTTTGACGAGGCGCGTTGGGCAAATGCATTCGAAGCCTGCGCGGTGGATCCCGACTTCTACACCCGGCGTGAGCGCAGCACGGATGAACTGTTGCCTTGGGACTTCATTGACTGCGGTGTCAGCAAGGAGTTTTTAAAGCGGGAGTGGAACAATGCCTTGCAGGAGAAGGTTACGCCGAATTGCCGCGAACACTGCTCCGGCTGCGGCGCAACATCATATCAGGGAGGAGTTTGTTTTGAAAACAAGAATTAA
- a CDS encoding ribonuclease E/G — protein sequence MEKSSDKLVVCRFRDGILSTWFQEGRAAELQFSREHKTEVGAIYLARVAHVQKNINAAFLDLGKEVNAYLNLEKANKVRLANGEKAERITEGTELLVEIKKDAHANKGYTAAAARFRKDDLVLTRAAFLQAPRCLKPAPKAWEQLLAACLRSGNPVELVTDLPELYEQLGGSAPEEMPEYRKKLPERFQGEEQNTKQLNEQLKLRYYADAKLSLPVVYGLETLVQSALARRVWLPSGGNIVIERTEALTVIDVNSGKDIRGKDKEATLRRTNQEAAEELMHQLRLRNLSGIILVDFIDFEKQENLDELVETLEALAARDSVGTRFVDITGLHLAELVRPRRGKSLQEQFFSPNS from the coding sequence ATGGAGAAGTCTTCTGACAAACTGGTGGTTTGCCGTTTTCGCGACGGCATCCTCAGCACTTGGTTTCAGGAGGGTCGCGCGGCGGAACTGCAATTTTCACGGGAGCATAAAACCGAGGTCGGCGCGATTTATCTGGCGCGAGTCGCCCATGTGCAAAAGAATATCAACGCTGCCTTCCTGGATCTCGGCAAGGAGGTAAATGCCTACTTAAATCTTGAGAAGGCAAATAAAGTTCGCCTTGCAAACGGAGAAAAGGCGGAGCGCATTACCGAGGGGACGGAGCTTCTGGTTGAAATCAAAAAGGATGCCCATGCGAATAAGGGCTATACGGCCGCTGCCGCGCGCTTTCGAAAAGACGATCTTGTACTGACCCGCGCTGCCTTCTTGCAGGCACCGCGCTGCCTAAAGCCCGCGCCCAAGGCTTGGGAGCAGCTGCTTGCGGCTTGTCTGCGAAGCGGAAATCCCGTGGAACTGGTCACAGATCTCCCCGAACTGTATGAGCAGCTCGGCGGCTCTGCGCCTGAGGAGATGCCGGAATATCGCAAAAAGTTACCGGAGCGTTTTCAGGGCGAGGAACAAAACACCAAGCAGCTAAACGAACAGCTTAAGCTTCGCTATTATGCGGATGCAAAGCTCAGTCTCCCCGTGGTATACGGACTCGAAACGCTTGTACAGTCCGCTCTGGCACGACGTGTCTGGCTGCCGAGCGGCGGCAATATTGTGATTGAACGCACCGAGGCCCTCACCGTAATCGATGTAAACAGCGGGAAAGATATACGCGGCAAGGATAAAGAAGCAACCCTCCGTCGCACCAATCAAGAGGCCGCGGAGGAGCTGATGCACCAGTTGCGACTTCGAAATCTATCCGGAATCATCTTGGTCGATTTTATCGACTTTGAAAAACAGGAAAATCTGGATGAACTTGTTGAGACCCTTGAGGCCCTCGCCGCAAGGGATTCGGTCGGAACTCGTTTTGTGGATATTACGGGCTTACATCTCGCGGAGCTGGTCAGACCGCGCCGCGGAAAAAGCTTACAAGAACAATTCTTTTCACCAAATTCTTGA
- a CDS encoding Holliday junction resolvase RecU, with protein MGTWNSRGLRGSLLEELINRSNEAYRTAGLALVQKIPTPITPVEMGKNRRCITLAYFEKQSTVDYIGAVQGIPVCFDAKECASDTFPLANLHAHQLGFMQDFERQLGISFLLLAFTAREEYYLLPFEELILYARRMEGGGRKSFTYAEMNKSYRIRETAAVPLHYLEALDLYLQVREDRERTES; from the coding sequence ATGGGAACCTGGAACAGCCGAGGTCTCCGCGGATCCCTCCTCGAGGAGCTGATCAACCGCAGCAATGAGGCGTACCGCACAGCGGGACTTGCACTTGTGCAAAAGATACCGACCCCGATTACGCCGGTCGAAATGGGAAAGAACCGCCGCTGTATTACCCTGGCCTATTTTGAGAAACAGAGTACGGTAGACTATATCGGTGCGGTGCAGGGAATCCCGGTCTGTTTTGATGCAAAGGAGTGCGCGAGCGATACCTTTCCGCTCGCCAATCTGCATGCCCACCAGCTTGGCTTTATGCAGGACTTTGAGCGCCAGCTCGGCATCTCCTTCCTCCTCCTTGCATTCACGGCGAGAGAGGAGTATTACCTGCTCCCCTTTGAAGAACTGATACTCTATGCAAGGCGCATGGAGGGCGGCGGAAGAAAGAGTTTTACCTATGCGGAGATGAACAAAAGCTATCGAATCCGTGAAACGGCAGCGGTGCCGCTCCACTATTTGGAGGCTTTGGATTTGTATTTGCAAGTGCGGGAAGACCGCGAGAGGACTGAATCATAA